A DNA window from Robbsia sp. KACC 23696 contains the following coding sequences:
- a CDS encoding NADH:flavin oxidoreductase/NADH oxidase: MSALFTSFSLKDVTLRNRIAVPPMCQYSAVDGMTGDWHHTHYQSLARGGAGLVIVEATAVSPEGRITPGCTGLWSDAHIPGLARIAAAIKGAGAVPGIQIGHAGRKASANVPWEGDDHIPAGAPNGWQPIAPSAIAFGGGLSRVPEAMTLDDIARVKADFVAAARRARTAGFEWLELHFAHGYLAQSFFSAYSNQRNDQYGGSVDNRGRFLLETLAAVREVWPEHLPLTARFGVIEYDGRDEETLAESIALIKKMRTGGLDLLNVSINFVIPGGKVPWGTQAFLAPVAQRVRDEAGIPVASGWCIDDPHTAERVVADKQMDLVMIARAHLADPHYPYQIALALGESEPSTVLPTQYSYWLSRYKGPGKASAQ; this comes from the coding sequence ATGTCCGCTTTATTCACGTCGTTCAGCCTCAAAGACGTCACGTTGCGCAACCGCATCGCCGTACCGCCGATGTGTCAGTACAGCGCTGTGGACGGGATGACCGGCGATTGGCACCACACCCACTATCAGTCGCTGGCACGCGGCGGTGCCGGGCTCGTGATCGTCGAGGCAACGGCCGTTTCGCCGGAAGGTCGTATCACGCCGGGATGTACCGGATTGTGGAGCGATGCGCACATTCCCGGCTTGGCGCGTATCGCTGCCGCGATCAAGGGGGCCGGTGCGGTTCCGGGTATCCAGATCGGTCATGCGGGTCGGAAAGCCAGCGCCAACGTGCCGTGGGAAGGCGATGACCACATTCCGGCGGGCGCGCCGAATGGCTGGCAACCGATCGCGCCGTCGGCGATCGCATTTGGCGGCGGCTTGTCGCGCGTCCCGGAAGCGATGACGCTCGACGATATTGCGCGCGTCAAAGCGGACTTCGTCGCCGCGGCCCGTCGTGCGCGCACGGCCGGCTTCGAGTGGCTCGAATTGCACTTCGCACACGGCTATCTGGCGCAAAGCTTCTTCTCCGCCTATAGCAACCAACGGAACGACCAATATGGAGGCAGCGTCGATAATCGGGGGCGCTTCCTGTTGGAAACCTTGGCTGCCGTGCGGGAAGTATGGCCGGAGCATCTGCCCTTGACCGCCCGTTTCGGCGTGATCGAATACGATGGACGCGACGAGGAAACGCTGGCCGAGTCTATCGCCTTGATCAAGAAAATGCGGACAGGAGGACTCGACCTCCTCAATGTGAGCATCAATTTCGTGATCCCCGGTGGCAAGGTGCCATGGGGCACGCAGGCTTTCTTGGCACCTGTCGCACAGCGTGTTCGCGACGAGGCCGGTATTCCGGTTGCATCGGGCTGGTGTATCGATGACCCGCATACCGCGGAGCGCGTGGTGGCCGACAAGCAGATGGATCTCGTCATGATCGCGCGCGCCCATCTGGCCGACCCGCATTACCCCTATCAAATCGCCTTGGCACTTGGCGAATCCGAACCGTCGACCGTGCTCCCGACGCAATACAGCTATTGGCTGTCGCGCTATAAGGGCCCGGGCAAGGCATCGGCGCAGTAA
- a CDS encoding zinc-binding dehydrogenase — MNQTLTHPLPSHHRAWTWVRNGAPRTLTLQRMALPTPANGQVLVRNAVIGLNPVDWKLIESAPEGWREGHIPGVDAAGDVVSVGADVSAAWIGRRVAYHTNLQKPGSFAEFTAVDARALLRVPDAVDFEMAASVPCSALTAFLAIEKVPVQRDQPVLISGAGGAVGNYLVQFAAMRGFIVTAMAHPRHWDRLRTLGAAACLASPAEDAPLQTGQQRFHAVIDSVNAEHAARMADSLLANGHLVCIQGRPAEWVCPPFGRTLSMHEVALGALHVYGDDEAWSRLVAAGEQMLQQIAAGVLSPEARVVRPFDVLPQCLEDLRNRQFSGKALVRVRPEANDPPHGLPA, encoded by the coding sequence ATGAATCAGACATTGACCCATCCGCTGCCGAGCCATCACCGGGCGTGGACCTGGGTAAGGAACGGCGCGCCGCGTACCTTGACCTTGCAGCGCATGGCGCTGCCAACGCCGGCAAACGGGCAAGTCTTGGTGCGCAATGCGGTGATCGGCTTGAATCCGGTCGACTGGAAGCTGATCGAAAGCGCGCCGGAAGGGTGGCGCGAGGGCCATATTCCTGGCGTCGATGCCGCCGGCGACGTCGTGTCCGTCGGCGCAGACGTTTCGGCGGCCTGGATAGGACGCCGCGTCGCGTATCACACGAACTTGCAAAAGCCGGGGAGTTTCGCGGAATTCACTGCCGTGGATGCGCGCGCGCTGCTGCGTGTGCCCGATGCCGTCGACTTCGAGATGGCGGCCAGCGTCCCTTGTTCCGCGTTGACGGCTTTTCTGGCCATCGAAAAGGTGCCGGTGCAACGCGACCAGCCGGTGTTGATCTCCGGCGCCGGCGGCGCCGTTGGCAACTATCTGGTGCAATTCGCCGCGATGCGCGGCTTCATCGTCACGGCGATGGCGCATCCCCGACACTGGGATCGTCTGCGGACACTCGGTGCGGCCGCCTGTCTGGCCTCCCCGGCCGAGGACGCACCGCTGCAGACCGGCCAGCAGCGTTTCCATGCGGTGATCGACAGCGTGAACGCGGAACACGCGGCGCGTATGGCGGACAGCTTGCTTGCGAACGGTCACCTCGTCTGCATCCAGGGACGCCCCGCCGAATGGGTCTGTCCGCCATTCGGACGCACGCTGTCGATGCATGAAGTGGCATTGGGCGCATTGCATGTCTACGGCGACGACGAAGCATGGTCGCGCCTCGTTGCCGCCGGCGAACAGATGCTGCAGCAGATCGCCGCCGGCGTGTTGTCGCCCGAAGCCCGCGTGGTACGGCCTTTCGATGTGCTGCCGCAATGCTTGGAAGATCTGCGAAACCGCCAGTTCTCCGGCAAGGCCTTGGTGCGTGTGCGGCCGGAAGCAAACGATCCGCCACATGGCCTGCCTGCTTGA
- a CDS encoding UbiX family flavin prenyltransferase translates to MRLIVGITGATGAPVAVKVLEALQVLGVETHLVMSQWGHVTLRTECGETVPDVKALASTVHDARNLAAPMSSGSFKHDGMLVVPCSMKTLASIRIGLSDNLIARAADVTLKERRKLVLAVRETPFNSIHLENMLSLSNLGVTIFPMVPAYYLRPTTMDEANTQMAARLLDQFGLEHPSVRRWEGLRADAGDGNGN, encoded by the coding sequence ATGCGATTGATCGTTGGGATAACCGGTGCAACAGGCGCACCGGTCGCCGTAAAAGTGTTGGAAGCGCTACAGGTGCTGGGTGTGGAAACGCATCTGGTCATGTCGCAATGGGGGCATGTGACCTTGCGAACCGAGTGCGGCGAAACGGTACCTGACGTCAAGGCGCTTGCGAGCACCGTCCACGATGCGCGCAACCTCGCGGCGCCGATGTCGAGCGGCTCCTTTAAACACGATGGCATGTTGGTCGTGCCTTGCAGCATGAAAACGCTGGCGTCGATCCGCATCGGTCTGTCCGATAATCTGATCGCCCGCGCCGCCGACGTCACGTTGAAGGAGCGTCGCAAATTGGTGCTGGCGGTCCGCGAGACGCCATTCAATTCCATTCATCTCGAGAACATGTTGTCGCTGTCGAATCTCGGCGTGACGATTTTCCCGATGGTGCCCGCCTATTATCTTCGTCCCACCACGATGGACGAGGCGAACACGCAAATGGCGGCGCGCCTCCTCGATCAATTCGGCCTCGAGCATCCGAGCGTGCGCCGCTGGGAAGGCCTGCGCGCCGACGCGGGCGATGGCAACGGCAACTAA
- a CDS encoding PAS domain-containing methyl-accepting chemotaxis protein, producing the protein MNVISMFRQVCNRLTGQRSLDDLTGQVAAIDKSQSVVEFSLDGRILDANENFCRLSGYSRKFLIGKHHRILVEPSMRQSEAYRQFWDVLGRGEFHAGIYKRVAANGREMWLQATYNPLLDTYGRPFKVVKYATDVTEERQRTVEMDGEMAAIRKAQLVAEFDLAGNVLSANDNFLQLFGYRIEELEGTHHCRFIAPADRVGADGKTFWEKLSRGEYDAGCYPRVSKSGRTVWLQATYNPIFDAEGRPFKVVKYATDVTEQTMAARSLQDAVAKLSAALRTSAANAQEASDMAHGASEVALRGGQVMDEVIASMREMKARAEAISSIVDVIDDIAFQTNLLALNASVEAAWAGEQGKNFAIVANEVRALAQRSADSAKDARDRIDSSVDQVSANAQLVTVAGQAMFDIVGSVDRVNGKLGDIRTAALAHSAGAHAIREVVARLPQAKRDYAA; encoded by the coding sequence ATGAACGTGATCTCGATGTTTCGCCAGGTATGTAACCGCCTCACCGGACAACGGTCGCTCGATGACTTGACCGGTCAGGTGGCCGCCATCGACAAGTCGCAGTCGGTCGTCGAATTCTCGCTGGACGGGCGGATTCTGGACGCCAATGAAAATTTCTGCCGTCTCAGCGGTTACTCGCGCAAGTTTCTGATCGGCAAGCATCATCGGATATTGGTCGAGCCGTCGATGCGGCAGAGCGAGGCGTACCGACAATTCTGGGACGTGCTCGGGCGCGGCGAGTTTCACGCCGGCATCTATAAGCGCGTAGCGGCCAACGGTCGCGAAATGTGGCTTCAAGCAACGTACAACCCGCTCCTCGATACCTACGGCCGCCCGTTCAAGGTGGTCAAATATGCCACCGACGTCACGGAAGAGCGTCAGCGTACCGTCGAAATGGATGGCGAGATGGCGGCAATTCGAAAGGCGCAATTGGTGGCGGAATTCGATCTCGCGGGCAATGTCCTGTCGGCCAACGATAACTTTCTGCAGCTGTTCGGATATCGCATCGAGGAACTGGAAGGCACGCACCACTGTCGCTTTATCGCGCCCGCGGATCGCGTCGGGGCGGACGGTAAGACGTTCTGGGAGAAGCTGAGCCGCGGCGAATACGATGCGGGATGCTATCCGCGCGTCTCAAAGTCGGGCCGCACCGTCTGGCTGCAAGCAACCTACAATCCGATCTTCGATGCCGAAGGGCGCCCGTTCAAGGTGGTCAAGTACGCGACCGACGTCACCGAGCAAACGATGGCCGCGCGCTCGCTGCAAGACGCGGTGGCGAAGTTGTCCGCCGCGCTGCGCACCAGTGCCGCGAATGCGCAGGAAGCGAGCGATATGGCGCACGGTGCATCGGAAGTCGCCTTGCGCGGCGGTCAGGTGATGGACGAAGTGATTGCGTCGATGCGTGAGATGAAGGCGCGAGCGGAAGCCATTTCGTCGATTGTCGATGTCATCGACGACATTGCATTCCAGACGAATTTGCTGGCCTTGAATGCGTCGGTCGAGGCGGCGTGGGCCGGCGAGCAGGGCAAGAACTTCGCGATTGTCGCCAACGAAGTCCGTGCACTGGCGCAGCGCAGCGCGGATTCCGCGAAGGATGCGCGCGATCGCATCGACAGCTCGGTCGATCAGGTCAGTGCCAATGCACAACTGGTGACGGTGGCGGGGCAAGCGATGTTCGACATCGTCGGATCGGTCGACCGCGTCAACGGCAAGCTTGGTGATATCCGCACGGCGGCTCTCGCGCATTCCGCCGGCGCGCACGCGATTCGTGAGGTTGTGGCCCGGCTGCCGCAGGCGAAACGCGACTACGCGGCTTGA
- a CDS encoding EAL domain-containing protein, with product MEALQRTSPPLPFNEAERLRAVLDSCILDTPQDPAFDAVVHAASMLVRTPIAGVSLMDQHRQWFKASVGLDESATAREDAFCAYAILQREPLIVPDARGDARFATNRLVVAAPGVCFYAGVPVRSDDGLPLGTLFVADVVPRSDVDAEMIDRLKALAETVEALIRLSRSTHYVDRTSGLPNERRFHENAAALRESVLLAGEGADIDAASDADADGITSPLGWMGQAMASTFGGVAADAQVCGVHWAVCVEAVSSAQADDWVKQGKASRIDQQIEAIATWLRSAAATRDGVYRISARHLAFFLAMPRAGVARVVGGLARDLAPLVGYAADVGNGPLQGGASRESHRFAAQGDALTCETETGEVCVGTSQVVAMDVAACAHVADLVTALMAPRQPMSAPLRRAVPALPRGSERRIGRTALHVAGRPVGRMPGALADAENAPADALREAPFKGLHAVPTAKTAAPDMDDAKPTRLAYDPARDGCQMRVNLSAAFAEGFDVTVPDYGTVGDVVSLRGAGLGDGAAIGRDWRSATAQASSASPVPLDVAQRLSLLDWFSRWWTVERRQTARLQLRGGMALLDQAPRPWLDALLHVGLLPAQLEVAVPLAALREQFSATQRRIRVWREAGIGVVITGFGAGFDTVRWLPNLPLTGVSFDPRVIDTVRDMPKHARVVQRLVSLAHALGMRVSVDGLQSEETLRVARGLGIDEGCGDAAAKVFEMRADAGVARRIGRTVDQTDSTRAANAKGANAMAQCQHGEGCTAGCIPLRSATGDSITRASMYPRFRFQS from the coding sequence ATGGAAGCCTTGCAACGAACCTCACCGCCGCTGCCGTTCAACGAAGCCGAGCGCCTGCGCGCGGTGTTGGACAGCTGCATTCTCGATACGCCGCAGGATCCGGCATTCGATGCGGTTGTGCACGCGGCATCGATGCTGGTGCGCACGCCCATCGCGGGCGTCTCTTTGATGGATCAGCATCGGCAGTGGTTCAAAGCGTCGGTTGGCCTCGACGAATCGGCGACGGCGCGTGAGGATGCGTTTTGCGCCTACGCCATCTTGCAACGCGAACCGTTGATCGTCCCGGATGCGCGCGGCGATGCGCGCTTCGCGACGAATCGCCTCGTGGTCGCGGCGCCCGGCGTTTGTTTCTATGCTGGCGTGCCCGTTCGCAGCGACGACGGCCTGCCCTTGGGCACGTTGTTTGTCGCGGATGTCGTGCCGCGTAGCGATGTCGATGCGGAGATGATCGATCGCCTGAAAGCGCTCGCGGAGACCGTCGAAGCGTTGATCCGACTCTCGCGCTCTACGCATTACGTCGACCGCACATCGGGTCTTCCCAATGAGCGGCGTTTTCATGAAAACGCTGCTGCCTTGCGCGAGTCCGTGCTGCTGGCGGGCGAGGGCGCCGATATCGACGCCGCGTCCGATGCGGACGCGGACGGCATCACATCGCCGTTGGGCTGGATGGGGCAAGCGATGGCGTCGACTTTCGGCGGTGTCGCGGCGGACGCGCAAGTGTGCGGCGTCCATTGGGCCGTCTGTGTCGAGGCGGTTTCGTCGGCGCAAGCGGACGACTGGGTGAAGCAGGGAAAAGCGTCGCGCATCGATCAGCAGATCGAAGCGATTGCAACGTGGTTACGCTCGGCCGCCGCGACGCGCGATGGCGTGTATCGGATTTCGGCGCGCCATCTCGCCTTTTTCCTGGCCATGCCGCGTGCAGGTGTCGCGCGGGTGGTGGGCGGGCTGGCCCGTGACCTCGCGCCGCTCGTCGGCTATGCCGCCGACGTCGGCAATGGACCGCTGCAGGGCGGCGCCTCGCGAGAGTCGCATCGGTTTGCCGCGCAGGGCGATGCCTTGACATGCGAGACCGAGACCGGAGAAGTCTGCGTCGGAACGTCCCAGGTCGTGGCAATGGACGTGGCGGCATGTGCGCATGTCGCCGATCTGGTTACCGCATTGATGGCGCCACGCCAACCGATGTCCGCGCCCCTGCGTCGTGCCGTGCCTGCGTTGCCGCGCGGGTCCGAACGTCGCATCGGTCGGACCGCGCTGCACGTTGCGGGGCGACCGGTCGGGCGCATGCCGGGGGCACTCGCCGACGCGGAAAACGCGCCGGCCGACGCGCTTCGCGAGGCGCCGTTCAAGGGGCTTCACGCCGTGCCGACCGCAAAGACGGCGGCGCCTGACATGGACGATGCCAAGCCGACGCGTCTAGCCTATGATCCCGCACGGGATGGTTGCCAGATGCGTGTCAATTTATCGGCGGCGTTCGCGGAAGGGTTCGATGTGACCGTGCCCGACTATGGCACCGTCGGCGACGTCGTCAGCTTGCGGGGCGCCGGCTTGGGCGACGGCGCGGCGATCGGTCGCGATTGGCGCAGCGCGACGGCCCAGGCGTCCTCGGCCTCGCCCGTGCCGCTCGACGTCGCGCAGCGTCTATCCTTGCTCGATTGGTTTTCTCGCTGGTGGACGGTGGAGCGGCGCCAGACGGCACGCCTGCAATTGCGCGGCGGCATGGCCTTGCTCGATCAAGCGCCCCGGCCCTGGTTGGACGCCTTGTTGCACGTCGGTCTGCTGCCGGCGCAATTGGAAGTGGCCGTACCCCTTGCGGCCTTGCGCGAGCAGTTTTCCGCGACGCAGCGTCGTATTCGCGTGTGGCGCGAGGCCGGCATCGGCGTGGTCATCACCGGATTCGGTGCCGGCTTCGACACCGTCCGCTGGTTGCCGAATTTGCCGCTCACTGGCGTCAGTTTCGATCCGCGAGTGATCGACACCGTGCGCGACATGCCGAAGCACGCGCGCGTCGTGCAGCGCCTGGTGTCGTTGGCGCACGCCCTCGGTATGCGGGTCAGCGTCGACGGCCTGCAAAGCGAGGAAACGCTGCGTGTCGCGCGGGGCCTCGGTATCGACGAAGGCTGCGGTGACGCCGCTGCCAAGGTCTTTGAAATGCGCGCCGATGCCGGTGTCGCGCGCCGGATAGGACGCACGGTCGATCAGACCGATTCCACGCGTGCTGCTAACGCGAAAGGCGCCAATGCGATGGCGCAGTGCCAACACGGCGAAGGCTGTACCGCCGGCTGTATTCCGCTCCGTTCCGCCACGGGTGATTCGATCACGCGTGCTTCCATGTATCCTCGATTCAGATTCCAGTCATGA
- a CDS encoding cobyric acid synthase, producing the protein MVQGTTSDAGKSTLVAALCRLLVRRGIRVAPFKPQNMALNSAVSIDGGEIGRAQALQAYAAGLPPHTDMNPVLLKPGSDRTAQVIIHGKAVANLNARDYHAYKPVAMAAVMRAYRRLQQQYDTVLVEGAGSPAEINLRKGDIANMGFAEAADCPVILVADIDKGGVFAHLVGTLDVLAPSERARVIGFVINRFRGDPALLEPGLRWLEARTGKPVLGVLPYLHGLYLDAEDALPDTGAQASADVRIRIIAPAFPRISNATDFDALRLNEAVDFRFIRAGEVIPPADLIVLPGSKSTRADLAWLHEQGWVPMLRRHLRYGGKVIGICGGFQMLGRHVHDPDGVEGPAGSSDGLGLLDIETTIGRQKQLRNVRGALTLDHGAKHDASRARSAMVLDASDASVIVASDGAAPAVPVFGYEIHMGSSDGPGLSRPVARIDDAGDVRFDGAQSDDGQVLGTYLHGVFDHPEAACALLAWAGDACDASMRGAMPKAMAGFDLAARREADLNRLTDAVEAHLDLARLADCLGLSSATHDAVTGQA; encoded by the coding sequence ATGGTGCAAGGCACGACGTCCGACGCCGGGAAAAGCACGCTCGTCGCGGCCCTGTGCCGCTTGCTGGTTCGGCGCGGCATCCGCGTCGCGCCCTTCAAGCCGCAGAACATGGCGCTGAACAGCGCCGTCAGTATCGACGGGGGCGAGATCGGCCGCGCGCAGGCGTTGCAGGCCTATGCGGCCGGTCTGCCGCCGCATACCGATATGAATCCGGTCTTGCTCAAGCCCGGCAGCGACCGCACCGCGCAAGTGATCATTCACGGCAAGGCCGTCGCCAATCTGAATGCGCGGGACTACCACGCCTATAAGCCAGTGGCGATGGCGGCCGTCATGCGCGCCTACCGGCGTCTGCAGCAGCAATACGATACGGTACTGGTCGAAGGCGCCGGCAGTCCCGCGGAAATCAATCTGCGCAAAGGCGACATCGCCAATATGGGATTCGCCGAAGCGGCGGACTGCCCCGTGATCCTCGTTGCCGACATCGACAAAGGCGGCGTTTTCGCGCATCTGGTGGGGACGCTGGACGTGCTCGCACCCTCTGAACGGGCGCGCGTGATCGGCTTCGTCATCAATCGTTTTCGGGGCGACCCGGCCTTGCTGGAGCCCGGGCTCCGATGGCTCGAGGCACGCACCGGCAAGCCGGTGCTGGGCGTGCTGCCCTATCTTCACGGTCTGTATCTCGATGCCGAAGATGCCTTGCCCGACACCGGGGCGCAGGCGTCCGCCGATGTGCGCATCCGGATCATTGCGCCGGCTTTTCCGCGGATCTCGAATGCGACGGATTTCGATGCGCTGCGCCTGAACGAGGCCGTCGATTTCCGCTTTATTCGTGCCGGCGAAGTCATTCCGCCGGCCGACCTCATCGTCCTGCCCGGCAGCAAGAGCACGCGCGCCGATCTGGCGTGGTTGCATGAACAGGGGTGGGTGCCGATGCTGCGTCGACATCTGCGCTACGGCGGCAAAGTGATCGGGATATGCGGCGGCTTCCAGATGCTCGGACGGCACGTGCATGATCCGGATGGCGTCGAAGGCCCTGCGGGCAGCAGCGACGGATTGGGACTGCTGGATATCGAGACGACTATCGGACGACAGAAGCAACTGCGCAATGTGCGGGGCGCGCTGACGCTCGACCACGGCGCGAAACACGACGCCTCCCGTGCGAGATCCGCCATGGTCCTCGATGCATCCGATGCATCCGTTATTGTCGCGTCCGATGGCGCGGCGCCCGCGGTCCCTGTTTTCGGCTATGAGATTCACATGGGCAGCAGCGACGGTCCCGGTCTGTCCCGGCCCGTGGCGCGCATCGACGACGCCGGCGACGTCCGATTCGATGGCGCGCAGTCCGATGACGGGCAAGTACTCGGCACCTATCTGCATGGTGTATTCGATCATCCGGAGGCCGCCTGCGCGCTCCTCGCGTGGGCCGGCGACGCATGCGACGCGAGCATGCGCGGTGCCATGCCGAAGGCGATGGCGGGCTTCGATCTCGCCGCGCGACGCGAAGCCGACTTGAACCGGCTGACGGATGCGGTGGAAGCGCATCTCGATCTCGCGCGGCTGGCCGATTGCCTGGGCCTGTCCTCGGCCACCCACGATGCGGTCACGGGCCAAGCATGA
- a CDS encoding CobD/CbiB family cobalamin biosynthesis protein, with translation MIGTFTFLAGGALAIVAAGIDRLIGEPSRWHPLVGFGRLAADVERRLNAQAAAADAAPPATIRPDAHTAIDTDACAQRRTALRARVCGLLGWGCLVVPPTVLAIGLIQCCPLPLAALLHALLLWFALGARSLRDHIAPVATALAQADLRAARAAAARVVSRDLTDADETAVAKAAVESALENGSDAIFAPLFWFLIGGGPAALAYRLINTLDAMWGYRTPRLRHYGWAAARIDDVANWVPARLTALTYLLLGASRDGWHCWRTQAPTWDSPNAGPVMAAGAGSLRVRLGGTARYHGHDEYRPVLGCGAAPVAIDVQRALDLVQRTLIAWLALSVGIGAILAIMGGTAS, from the coding sequence ATGATCGGCACCTTCACTTTCCTCGCCGGTGGGGCACTCGCGATCGTGGCCGCCGGTATCGATCGCCTTATCGGCGAGCCGTCACGCTGGCATCCTCTGGTCGGTTTCGGTCGCCTTGCCGCAGACGTCGAACGCAGGCTGAACGCACAGGCTGCCGCAGCCGACGCAGCGCCGCCCGCGACGATCCGCCCGGACGCCCATACGGCCATCGACACCGACGCGTGCGCGCAGCGGCGTACCGCATTGCGCGCACGCGTGTGCGGTCTGCTGGGATGGGGCTGTCTTGTCGTGCCGCCGACCGTCTTGGCGATCGGCTTGATTCAATGCTGCCCGCTTCCCCTGGCCGCCCTATTGCATGCGCTGTTGCTCTGGTTCGCGCTCGGCGCGCGCAGCCTGCGCGACCATATCGCTCCGGTCGCGACGGCCCTCGCGCAAGCGGATCTCCGCGCCGCGCGCGCCGCCGCCGCGCGCGTCGTGTCTCGCGATCTCACTGACGCCGATGAAACCGCCGTCGCGAAGGCGGCGGTCGAATCCGCCTTGGAAAATGGCAGCGATGCCATTTTCGCTCCGCTGTTCTGGTTTCTGATCGGCGGTGGCCCGGCTGCGCTCGCCTATCGTCTGATCAACACACTGGATGCGATGTGGGGTTACCGCACGCCGCGCCTGCGCCATTACGGCTGGGCAGCCGCGCGCATCGACGATGTCGCAAACTGGGTACCGGCGCGCCTGACGGCGCTCACGTATCTGCTGCTGGGCGCGTCCCGCGATGGCTGGCATTGCTGGCGCACCCAGGCCCCGACATGGGACAGCCCCAATGCGGGCCCCGTCATGGCCGCCGGCGCCGGCAGTTTGCGCGTTCGCTTGGGCGGCACCGCACGCTATCATGGCCACGACGAATACCGTCCGGTGCTCGGCTGCGGCGCGGCGCCCGTCGCCATCGATGTCCAGCGGGCGCTCGACCTTGTCCAGCGAACCTTGATCGCCTGGCTCGCCTTGTCCGTCGGCATCGGTGCCATCCTGGCGATCATGGGAGGCACCGCGTCATGA
- a CDS encoding threonine-phosphate decarboxylase, which yields MTVDASDLPFPRPRVVVQHGGDLHRAIAQYGRPRADWLDLSTGVNPEAYPVSMPTSDIWRTLPDDDDDLAAVAGVYYHWPASHVLPVAGSQAVIRTLPAVLDGMTRAGKTDTPTSAGRGDAAVATLTYGEYAPAFAAAGVRVHTYDPADPAPLDTLPDTVRYLVVVNPNNPTTDRHPVATLREWQARLARRGGALIVDEAFADAYDADADGDAGAGTSDIGWTDIDIDAMALPDSSLIVLRSVGKFFGLAGIRAGFVLASPAICEALRVHLGAWTVSGPARHAAREALRDTAWQTAMRRSLNAQRRALHAILVEHGFPARSTPLFAWWPWADAFGLQARLAEQGIWIRCFAASAAPSPARPSATAFFETARLPSVRIGLPGSTAALERLSRALSTIGASAR from the coding sequence ATGACGGTTGATGCGTCTGATTTGCCCTTTCCGCGGCCGCGAGTCGTCGTGCAGCACGGCGGCGATCTGCATCGGGCCATCGCGCAGTACGGCCGGCCGCGTGCGGACTGGCTCGACCTCTCGACCGGCGTGAATCCGGAGGCCTATCCGGTCTCGATGCCAACCTCCGATATCTGGCGCACGCTGCCCGACGACGACGATGACCTGGCTGCCGTGGCGGGCGTCTACTATCACTGGCCCGCGTCCCACGTCTTGCCGGTGGCCGGCAGTCAAGCGGTGATTCGCACCTTGCCAGCCGTGCTGGATGGCATGACGCGGGCAGGGAAAACCGACACGCCGACATCCGCGGGGCGGGGCGACGCGGCGGTGGCCACGCTTACGTACGGCGAATACGCACCCGCTTTCGCGGCGGCCGGCGTGCGCGTGCATACCTACGACCCGGCCGACCCGGCACCGCTCGACACGCTGCCCGACACCGTGCGCTATCTGGTCGTCGTCAACCCCAATAATCCGACGACGGATCGCCATCCCGTCGCGACGCTGCGTGAATGGCAAGCCCGACTGGCACGGCGTGGTGGCGCCTTGATCGTCGACGAAGCGTTTGCCGATGCCTATGATGCGGACGCCGACGGGGACGCCGGCGCTGGCACCAGCGACATCGGCTGGACCGACATCGACATCGACGCCATGGCGCTGCCCGATTCCAGCTTGATCGTCTTGCGATCGGTCGGCAAATTTTTCGGTCTGGCCGGAATACGCGCCGGCTTCGTGCTCGCGTCGCCGGCGATCTGCGAGGCACTGCGCGTGCATCTGGGTGCCTGGACCGTCAGCGGTCCCGCCCGTCACGCAGCGCGCGAAGCACTGCGCGATACGGCCTGGCAAACGGCGATGCGTCGGAGCCTGAACGCGCAGCGGCGCGCATTGCACGCGATACTAGTGGAACACGGCTTCCCCGCGCGATCCACGCCCTTGTTTGCCTGGTGGCCATGGGCCGATGCATTCGGCTTGCAGGCGCGCCTTGCCGAGCAAGGGATCTGGATTCGTTGCTTCGCCGCGTCGGCTGCGCCCAGCCCCGCACGCCCGTCCGCCACGGCGTTTTTCGAGACAGCGCGACTGCCGAGTGTGCGGATCGGCTTGCCGGGCAGCACGGCGGCGCTGGAACGCCTCTCACGCGCCTTGTCGACGATCGGCGCATCGGCACGGTAG